Proteins encoded by one window of Arachis hypogaea cultivar Tifrunner chromosome 1, arahy.Tifrunner.gnm2.J5K5, whole genome shotgun sequence:
- the LOC112802239 gene encoding ras-related protein RABD2c, producing the protein MNPEYDYLFKLLLIGDSGVGKSCLLLRFADDSYLDSYISTIGVDFKIRTVEQDGKTIKLQIWDTAGQERFRTITSSYYRGAHGIIVVYDVTDQDSFNNVKQWLNEIDRYASENVNKLLVGNKCDLTANKVVSYETAKAFADEIRIPFMETSAKNATNVEQAFMAMAAEIKNRMASQPMNNARPPTVQIRGQPVNQKSGCCSS; encoded by the exons ATGAATCCTGAATA CGACTATTTGTTCAAGCTTTTGCTGATTGGAGATTCCGGTGTGGGCAAGTCATGTCTCCTACTGAGGTTTGCT GATGACTCATATCTTGACAGCTATATCAGTACCATCGGAGTTGACTTT AAAATTCGCACTGTGGAACAAGATGGAAAAACTATTAAACTTCAAATT TGGGACACTGCTGGTCAAGAACGTTTCCGTACTATCACTAGCAGCTACTATCGTGGGGCCCATGGCATTATA GTTGTTTATGATGTCACTGACCAAGATAGCTTCAACAATGTTAAGCAGTGGCTGAATGAAATTGACCGTTATGCAAGTGAGAATGTTAACAAGCTTCTTGTGGGAAACAAGTGCGATCTAACAGCTAATAAAGTTGTGTCCTATGAGACGGCAAAG GCATTTGCGGACGAAATCAGGATTCCTTTCATGGAAACTAGTGCAAAAAATGCAACCAATGTGGAACAAGCTTTCATGGCAATGGCAGCTGAAATTAAAAATAG AATGGCAAGCCAGCCAATGAACAATGCGAGGCCTCCAACAGTTCAAATCCGAGGACAGCCAGTAAACCAGAAGTCCGGTTGCTGCTCGTCTTAG